The genomic region TAACTTCTCTTTTTACACCGGCCTATAAGCCTTCTGTGTGGCTTATGAGCTATAGTACTAGCTAGTTGAGTAGTACGTACTCCTATTTAGTTGGTCTGGTTTCGATAATTGATGGTTTAATTTAATTTAAACATGCTTTTTTTTTCGTACTCCTATTTAATTAGCTACATATTACAGCTGATAGCAATCCCCAAAGAAAAAGGTTTTGAATTCCGATCCCTGGCCGGCCACTGGGAGCAAAAGTGATTCGGAACTTTATATATATATCACCTAATGCAGGGTATCAAATACAATGGCATAGATTCGGATTTCTTTACCTGGATATATATGAATATGATACCAGCCAGGTAATTATTCTGTATTTTCTTTAGGTTTTGTAGTTCTGTAGGTGCCAATAAATTAGCAAATGACATGCATATATATTGGCTTTTATGTACAACTATTTTCTAAAGATCAACTTCATGTACAACTAATTTCTAAAGATCATAATAAGTTAGAATTTATGTACAAACCAGTCGAGCATTTGGGAATCAACTAATAACCACGAAATATGAGGTTGACTTGTTTCTCTTACAAATCAAGTACCCACAATGTCAAGTTTAATGCATGATCTAGACTTCTAGAGTGAAACTCTACCTTGTTCAAATCTAGAGACCTACCTCAACATGCATCGATACAAACAACATCGTTAATATTGATCCTTTCAATTTCTTTTCTAGTAAAAAAAAATACAATCAAACAACACTATTTTGATATATCCATGTATCATGTTTGACTCCAAAAAAAAAAAAACTCCAAATGAACTAGATAACCAAACGATTCCCAATTAACTTGCAGCATTTAACTCATTATCTTTCAAAAGTTATCTTTTTATAATATCGCTGAAATCAAACCGTTGTTTATAGAACTTTTAAATGATGATGCTTTCGTACGGTAACTCTGTTCAGCTGAAAATAAAAAAGTAAAATCTTAAATATTCGAGATGTTTTAATTTGCTATACATGAAATTTCACGGTATAAGTTGTTCTTAGTTTTATTTTTTATTTTTTATTTATTTATTTTTTCAATTTAGGTCATACTACACATGTGGATATGAAGATTTCACGTCTACAATTTTTCAGAAAGAAAAATAAATCGAAAGGCAAAATAAACCCAAAAAAAAAAATAAAAACCCGGTTGCCCCCACGCCAAAAAAGCCAAAACCCGCAAGCTATTTCTCTATAAGCTATTTACCGCTCTCCTTCCATGACCCGCCGTCACCCGCAGCCGTGAAAACCTCTCCCTCCGTTCTCCTCTCCCTTCCCAAATCCCCTATCCCTCTTTCTCTCTCTGATTTCAAATCATCAACAAACCTCTCTGATTGAAACTCATGGCGGCAAGGGCCTCAAGAAAACTACTCAGAGACTTTTTGCTGAGAAGAACAGCATGCACAGCTCCAATTGGGATTGGAGCTGCCAGGCATTCTTCCTCTGCTGCCCCAAAACCTCCCAAGATTCCAAAGATCCCTCATTTTTCCAAGAGGGTATGTTTTCTCTCATTGCCCCTGTTTCTGTTTTATGTAAAGTTTGCATCTTTTTATTGGAAAGAATCACAGGAACAAGTGTTATGGGTTTAGAATGTCTTTAGTTTAAGTTTCATGCAAACCCATTTCGCCAAAGTGGTGAAAGGTGGCGCCTTTTTGCATCGGTTTTAAGTAGTTTTGGTTTGTGGAAGAGTGTTGTGTTTGGTTTTTCTGAAGTGGGTTGTGGTTGTTTGAACTGTTTTAGGGGCTATTTACTGCAGCCACATTGGGGTTGGTTATAGCTGGAGGAGCTTATGCAAGCACAGTTGATGAAGCAACTTTCTGGTACCCTCTTTGTGTATAACTACAACTTCTCTGCTTTTGTTTGCAATTATTTACTTCTAAAATTTGTATGTATTATGCCGCAAAATATTAGCATAACCCGTGTTGATTGAGGCAAGCTTTGATGACGGGTTTGTTGGTGAATAATGTTATAATTTTCATTGCCACCTAGAAACAATGGGAGTAATAGCTTAGTTGGGGAATAGTAAAATTGATTTTGAGATGTCTCGAATGCTAAGAGAGAATAGCTTGTAATGCATGTTATTATCACCGAGTGTAGTCTGCAGCCTTTAAGGGTTTAAGAAGACAATTTGATGATTTAAAAAGATAATTCGATGATACTTATGATATTATGTTTTGAGGTTTCTGTTGGTAAGCCTTTGTGCACTTCCTTATGTTTATGAAGCAGAAACTGTATAAAAATGATTTATCAGTTTCTGTTGAATCGTCTAACTTGTATGAAATATTGAAGTTTAAGTTTAGTTGCACAAGTTGCTAATATTGGATATCAAATTTTTTGAAGTGGATGGCTATTCTCAGCTACCAAACTTGTCAATCCAATCTTTGCTCTTCTGGATCCAGAGGTTGCTCATAGACTGGGAGTCTCAGCCGCAGCACGTGGTTGGGTTCCTAGGGAGAAGAGACCAGATCCACCAAATTTAGGCCTAGAAGTTTGGGGAAGGAAGTTCTCAAACCCCATAGGTCTTGCTGCTGGCTTTGATAAGAATGCTGAGGCTGTTGATGGCTTACTTGGTTTAGGATTTGGCTTTGTAGAGATTGGTTCTGTAACCCCTATTCCACAGGAGGGCAATCCAAAGCCTCGTGTCTTCAGATTACGTGATGAAGGGTAAGAGCATTATTTTTCTTCATTTTTTAAAAATCTTATTCTGTTGTTCTGATATGGCACAAGTTAACGCAAAATTTTCTATTCACTATTGGAAGTTGAATGTTCTTTAGATTCTGAGAATTTGGCGTCTTACCTCTTGTCTAACTTACAATCTACTTGATTTTGTTTACAGGGCTATCATCAATCGCTATGGCTTTAATAGTGAAGGAATTATTGCTGTTGCAAAGCGGTTGGGAATCCAGCATGGTAAGAGGATGTTGGATGAAACTTCAAGTACTTCATCTCCATCGGCTGATGAAGCCAAAGGTGGAGGAAAATCTGGCCCTGGCATACTGGGCGTGAATCTTGGAAAAAATAAGACAAGTGAAGATGCTGCTTCAGATTATGTACAAGGGGTTCATTCCTTGTCCCAGTATGCTGATTACTTGGTATGTTCTTCTCTACTGATTTCACCTTCCATAGCTGTTTATCTGGTTAGGTATCCTGTGCTGCTTTGCAACTAAACACATGATTATTCTCAATGGTTTGAAATGTATTTTGTTGCTAAGGTTAAAAAATAGATGTTCTGCCATACAGTCAAATTATATGGAAAAAGAATGACCCTTAAACTGTCATAGTTTGTTAAAAGCTGTTGAAGTAGTAAGAAATAATATTTTTCACTATGTTCAAAAGAAGGAAATTCAAGTTTTTGGTAATTATTTACAAACAGCATTTCGGTGTCTCCATAACTTTCAAGTTTAAACCCTGGTGACATTTTTGCAAAAAAAAAAAAAAAAAAAAAGCTGTGCCATTAAACAGTTCATTCTCTTATCCTTTTGTAGGTGATTAATGTTTCATCACCCAACACCCCAGGGTTACGTATGCTTCAAGGAAGAAAGGAGTTAAAGGACCTTGTGAAGAAGGTATGGAGCTCAAAGCATGAACTTCAATTTGTTCAATATTGTTGATGATAAAACTAGTTCAAAAGTTAGCTCCTGTAACACTCTCTTCTATCAAGGTACAAGCTGCTCGTGATGAAATGCAATGGGGGGAAGAGGGCCCTCCTCCATTGCTGGTGAAAATTGCTCCGGATTTGTCTAAAGAAGACCTTGAAGATATTGCTGCAGTATGTATATATATATGCTTGTAATTGGTCACTTCTTTTCTCCTTAAGATGGTGCTCTCATGGCTTTCTTGTTTATTGAAATAGGTGGCACGTACCCTTCACTTGGACGGGTTGGTATGTCTCCTTCTAAACACACACTTAATGACTATCCTTCTTTGGCATGTATGCTCTATCATGCCTATCAAATTTGAATATTACTTGCTTTTTGCACTATTAGGAGGCCCAACTCTGCGAAGTTATAAAAGACTTCTTTACTACTTAGATGTTGCCGTTGAGGCGTGTGTTAGTGAGATCAAAGTTTTTCTGTATAATAGATAATTCATGGTAATTGATCACCCATTGAGATTCCTGACGAAACTGGGGCAGGGAAGCTCTTTCTTTGGCTTATGAAGAATGGCAATTACCCAACTTATGAGAAAGATAGGAAAATTGGCTATGTTATCTCATGCTGTGAAATGATGACTTTGGCGTATTCTATATCTTACGGATGGGTTTATAATTTCAGTATGTGGGGCTTGTTCTTGAAATGATTTAGGGTGTTCTATATATTATTGATGGGTTTATAATTCGGTATGTGGAGTTTATTCTTGAAACTTAATTTATTGTGAGTTAAAAATTATGCTTCAATTTGTTTGTAGATTATATCAAACACAACTGTTTCAAGACCAGATACTGTGAGTAAAAACTCAGTGGCTTCTGAAGCTGGTGGCTTGAGTGGGAAACCACTCTTTGATATGTCTACCAGCCTATTAAAGGAAATGTACATCTTGACTAGGGTACGCTGTCCTTTCGTATAACTTGTTATTCGTGATGTTTACACTGAGGTCATAGAACTTGACATTGCACTGTTGGTTTCATTTGAGTATATGGATCAGAGTTTGACATTATAACTTTTTTTATCTGTTATCACTCAGGGGAAGATTCCTTTAATAGGGTGTGGAGGCATTTTCAGGTAAGATGACAGTCCTTTATTAGTATATTTTTTTTTCCTGTGACATCTCAATTCAGGGTTCGTGGTACTTCAGTGTTCGTATGCTAATCTTTATCTGTTTATGCCATTGATTTAGTGGCGAGGATGCTTATCGAAAAATACGAGCTGGAGCAACTCTTGTTCAGCTTTATACAGGCTTTGCCTATGGGGGGCCTGCTCTCATTCCCCAGATAAAGGTATTTTCCGATGCTCACATTAACATTAATTTCTTCTGATATCAAAATGTGCTTACCGTCTTATACCTTCTTCCTTTAGGCTGAATTGTCTGAATGCTTAGAAAGAGATGGCTTCAAAACTGTTATTGAAGCAGTTGGTGCAGATTGCAGATGACACTCATGACAATGCCTTTTCGCCCCACAAACATCCAGGATTTGGCCGAATGTGCTTAGGAAGGAAGCAAATTTCACATGACATGGTGTAAATTATGGCTTTAAATTGTTTTTCATCCTTCTTTCGGGGATCAACGGGAAGTAACGAGTGTTTGAGAGAATAGGAGAGATCATTAGAGGGTAAATTGAAGAGGTATTCCTTTGTTTGTACGATAATGTGAATGCTGATTTTAGTTGTAGCAAATGAACCAAAGAATCTGTTGCTGAAAATTATTAAAAGCTTCTCTCTAACAGAGGCTCCAGATTTTATTGGTGGGGACGTGCTAACTGCTCATACATCATGGCCGAGAAGTAAGCAAATTGTTGACAATATTCTGCACCCGGTTTTACCTGAATGTTCGTGCAATAGCAAATTACCATCTTGGTTTTTCTGCCAAACACGGTTTCAGATTTTCCTGATAAGAACTAAGAAGGTTGCTTATAATTCCATCTCAAGTTCTGTAAGTCACTAAGACCTATCCTTCCAGCATGGTCAACTGTCCAGGTCTCTTTATAATATTCATGCTGCAAATCAATCAGAAAAACCTAGCTTACATGCGACTTCATTTGCATGATTGTACTCGGGAGGTCTTTGCCTTTTTGTTTTTGTTTTTCAGACAATGATCAGAACCATATATTAATATAAAGGATTTTTCACTTGCTTATATGTATGGATTAAGTGATTGATTACCAAATACCCATTTCAACACTTGCATACATGCACCCTTACATTAGGCTAACACAACACATTATATTGTTAATTTCATTTTCATGAAATACTAAATTACATGATGAGCAAGAAAAATATCAGCAGGAAATGATCAGCTACACGTTTGACCACCTGAGCCACTCCTCCGCCGCTTCACCACCGGGAAAACATGTCGGAAATCGCCCTGTACCGCAGCCACGTGCCACTTTTCCACAACCCCTTCCAGCTCAAACTGGTGCACCACCTCTGAAGCCTCATACATACAAGGCTCCGGAAAACCGACCAACTCCCGGCACGGAGGCTTGCTTTTCCGACGGCCGGCTCCCACCGGCACGTTACGTAGGGCCCCGCCGGCCGTCCAGTACCTCTGGCAGCCCTTGCAGAAGTGTCGAGGCTGGTTTACATTGTAGTTATTGAAGTAACAAAACTTGGTCTCCATGCTCTTGCACCTTGGGCATGGTATGATCTTCTCCGGCCTTTTCATCTCCACCGTTTGGTCATGAACGTCGTCTGCTTTCTTTTGCTCACGATGATGATCATCTTTCACTACTACTTGCTGTAATGTAATGGTTGTCCCAAACAGCTTAATCCCAGGCGCACCTTGGCCGCTGCTAACTTCAGCCATGGAGTCTTGAGAATGAGAGACGTCAGAGACTCAGAGAGAGGTGTGTTATGCTCTCAAATGTGGAGGGCATAAACTTTGTATGGTTTTAAGGAAGGTGGGTGTGCTACTGCTTAGGTTACGAGTATATATAGGAGGAGGTGTGGGATAAAAGTGCTTAATTTAAAAGCAGAGTTATTCATGTAAAAATCCATGTGACAGCCGCCAAGAAGCAAGGCAGGTGGGTTTGGAAAAAGCTGAGAATGAGCTTTTTGCACACATCATATCTCCACCTCATCAAGGTTTAGTTTTTCATACCAACTAATATAAGAGCCTAAGAGGTTTCATTGGAAGCATATATTCTCTAAATTTCTTTTCATCTGTGTGAACTCTAGATTTAAATTTGTAACGAATTTACATGGAACGATACACATTTAATGTAATATATCAAAAATCTGATACAGTCAATAATTATTCGTCAAAAAGTCTAAATAAAATGCGTCAAGTCGCAAACAAATAGCAACGGTAATGGGAGCATAAAGAGATAACAGCTATGTTGATTGTTGCTAATGAAAGTTGTGGTTGTGTACATATTCTTACCCTAGAAAGTGATAAAGTGACTTAAAGCTAAAGTAAGATGGTCTATTTCTCGTTTAAGTTATGAGAAATCTCCATGCATTTGGCCAATTACTTTAGGTGCACCATGGAATATTATATGTCACTACCATATAGTACTATTGATCTCAATTATTCTTTAGCCCCCCAACTGAACCCCTTTTTTCTCTTTTCTCAGAAAGTATATATAAAGTTCTATATAGAGCTTCACCAGCACTGTATACAGTTAGCTGGTCTTAAAGCATATTATTGAGAGCAAAAGGCTATAGTGCATCTGTGCATGCATCAATCTCAACTTTTACTGTGCAAATTGTGCATATTGATCTAACTGGCACTACCAAGCATTGTGATAGTATGATATCAAAAGGTTCCAGTTATAGTATATTTACATGTGGATCGATTTGTGACTTCTTCAGATTGAAACTGATACTTTTTGACAGATCGACGAAGAATCGAATGGTTTTTCTATTGTTGTTTATCTAACAAAGCTGCAATGGTTCCCATTGCAAGATATGGGCGAACAGAACATGTTCTACTCGTACTTTTGCGTCTAAGGAGAATCAGTATGTAGAATCAATGAACTACATATCGAAAAGTATAAATCCTAATTGATCTTAGACTTATCCGACTAATGCCAATGAGTTGAATGCTCTAAACTTTGATTTGTTACAGGGAACAAACCTATATCTGAGGTTTGCTACATGAGTAATTCGAATTATCTTCCAGAATTAAAAACCAGCTGTAATGAGAGAAAACAGATAAGGATCCCAAGTTCAAAACTATACTCTCATGCCTTGAATGAGTTTTGTGCAATCAGAGTCAGCAAAAGTGATCTTGCAATAGCATGCCTAGTCCTTTCTTGTATTATCAACAAAGAAAAGAAGACAGAAGAACTATGTTTAAGGACATGCTGACAATAAAGTTGTATATTTTTCTGTAATGCTATTGCATGCTAAACACTTTGTTTCAAAGCCATCTTTTCAGGTCTCAAATGGAACTGATGATTAACTTTTGTTGCTTCTTTTTCCTTCCCTTGACAATTGACCTTGTAGTTGTGCAGACCTTATTTGGGTTGGGTTGCTTTCAGTTCTTTGCAATTATTTGGAAAATTAAAAAGTAATCTGATATGGGATTTCTTTAATAAAGGAATCTTTATTTAGTTAATGCAAAAGGAACATCATTTCTAACACTTTTCCCTAATTTATTATACAGACAAAGGACCTCATATCATGGATTCTTTAACTTGGAAATGCATGCATTTTTCTTTGTGATGCTTTCCCAGTCCCTTTTAATCAAAAGCTTAATGGATGTATAAAGAACAAAGTAATTTGGGTGCATCTTTTTCATTGTTGGAAGACCTTTTAGAAAATAACAGTCTTCTTGCCCAGTGAATATAATATAAAGATCAGCAGAAGTTGGTAGTCCTTATGCTTAATGGATATGTAAAGAACAAAATAAGCTAGGTGCATCTTTTTCATTGTTGGAGAACCTTCTTTTAGAAATAAACTGTCCCCTTTCCCAGTGAATATAAAGAGCAAAAGATCAGCACAAGTTTTTCAAAAGTTGTAGTTCTTATTTTTCGATTACTTATCAGTGAATCCAGTGGTTTATGTGTGTCATTGTCATCCAACACACCCTAATCACATCTTTAATTGGATATTATCTCTTACAAGAGATATTATTTTGGGTGTGGAGTTGGAAAGTTGAAAGTACCAAGTACCTGCTGTCACGGTTTTGGTTATCAAGTTGTTCTAATCAAATGAAAACGAAAGTCTTCCTTTTCTTCTTTATTCATCAATCTGTGTTAATTAAGTATTAAAGTTCTTAATCTAATCAGTGTGCCGGTTGGAAGCTTTGCAATGCCAGCTCAAAACAAGATTAATAAAATACCAGAAGTTGCAGAGATATATTATTGATAAGGTTAGTGTCTTACAGAAAAGAAGAAGACAGAAAAGGCAAAAAGGCGAGCCATTGGGAAGTCTCTCAGAACCGCAATTATGCTTTGCAATTTGCATGACTTGAATTTCCACAAAAAGTTCATCATACTTCACCTTCGTGTATTTGTATACGTATAGAATAAAAATATCCGTACTTAATTTTCACGTTTCTCTTCCAATGCATGCAGAATTTCCTAGTTTCAAGTTTCTTAAAAGAGTTTGGCGTTGGTCAACTAAACTTGATTAACATTCTATATCCATACGAGTGCTAGGTGTTTTCTCAATGATTTTTGGTTGCCAAGCAAATGACACAATCAAATTGCATGTAGCATCCATATTCCATTCATGCGTGTGTTCTGTTTTTACGTTTGACAGACAAAGCAAGAAGAACATATCAACCTCTTCCAAAAAAAGAAAGAACATTGTGCTCAAGGAACAACAACAATATATTTAGGCATTATGGCATTCTATATATGGTTGCCTCAAGTGTGTGGATAATCCATCATACTCAACCCTACAACTTATCTCATCTTTCTACCTAAAGGAATCAATCAAAATTACTGCAAAGGGGAATACAAGATCAGCCCTACGATTAATTACATGAAGAAACTGAAATTATTCACATTATATGTAACACAGCCACCTACAACTAACCAGCTTTGTGAACTATGCCATTAAGAGGATTATTCTCATGGAGTGGCATAACAAGCATGGACAGATCAAGTGTCACTCCAGGTATCGTCATCATCATTCCCATCGTCGCTTCCAACAGCCTGAGAAGTTCCACTAAAATTGTAAATTTTACTGCAATGCATGTCAAGAGAATGAAAGAAAGTACAGAAAAGGACAAAGGGGAACCTGGCGGATAGCATTTGCTTTCTCCAAAATTGCAGTGACTTTGACATGGGTAGCAGGTCCTGGTGTAGTAGTCGTTGGCTTTGCTGTCACTGTGCGTCTCAGGTTGAATGACTGGAGATACATAACAGCAGATTGAGCACAAGTTAGCAATAGTTTACTTTCTTATTTACTGTACATAGCTTGTAAGGTCACAACATGATAGATCTGTCATGATTGAAAAAGTGAAGCACTGATTAAAATATAAGCTTTAGCACAATCTACTTGTCAACAATGGCAATGAACAACCATAGAAATGCTCAAAGCATACAAAGCTTTTAAGGATACTGAGTTCATCAGGCATTTATGATCAGTACAGGCTCATTTTACGCATGGAATTAAAAAACACTCCGATAAGCAGACAAGTGACTTCAGGATCTTGGATAGGGCCAAGTGACAATAGAGAGGGCAGACTGACCTGTGCTCTGATTTGTCGTAAGAAGTCATTTTCGTCTATCTCTTTGCTGTTTAGAGCCTGATCAGCTTCTTTGTGTTCATTCACCTGCTGGTTCTGCTGCCATAAGAAGAATAAGATTAGGTGTCCTTTTGCAGTTTTGATACCACACTATTCTTATTTTGTATAACTTTTAGAATTTGAACAAGTAGGATTGAACTATAATTAAAAATACCTTGAATTTTGGTTTAATACAAACAGGCACTTCATTCACTTGTTGCTTTAATGGCGGTTGCTGGAAGGTGATAGACCCCAAGAGGCCTGTATTAAGTACACGTTTAAAACCTTCAGATACATCTTGATTTTCTTCTGTAGCATCGAATTGAGGCTTAGAAAGGCACCATTCCACTGGAGGGAGAGGTGGTGGTCCTGGTGTAGATTCCGCCGGACATCTCAAACCATTGACATCCATTAGTGCAGAAACATCTTTTGGTTCTTGCAGAAGTACAGGTTTGAAAGCATCTAAGCTTGGAAGATCAAGTAAAGGATCAGAGAGATACTGTACCAGACCATCCTCAGAGTGAACGCTTTTGATTCCACCATCACTATAAATGGCATTGCTGGCTATTTCCCCTAGTTCCGGAGAGCTGGAAATATGTTCCACCGATGAGATTCCACGCAAGGCATCATAAAGTTCATGGTTGTCTCTCTCAGGAGTTGCACTAGACTCCCATTGTTCAGAATTGGATTCAGAGTGATGGCTAACACAATCATCAGATATGTAAGGAGATGATCGACAGAAGGTGTCATCGTCAGAATCAGAACCAAATTCATGCAAAGGGACAGCAGGTTCTGGGGTCAACTGGAATGATTGAAACATGTCTCTTACACTTCCATGGCTTTGATTCCCATCAGATAATTTCAGTTTTAGTTTGGAAGTTTCAATGCCATTGAGGGGTTGGAAAGATATCTTCATGTGTTCAAGTGGTGGTGAAGAAGGAGATGAATGAACTGCAAATCCATCCACAGACTGCTCTTGGAAGGCTGTATCAGGA from Fragaria vesca subsp. vesca linkage group LG3, FraVesHawaii_1.0, whole genome shotgun sequence harbors:
- the LOC101294635 gene encoding cyclic dof factor 4-like, with protein sequence MAEVSSGQGAPGIKLFGTTITLQQVVVKDDHHREQKKADDVHDQTVEMKRPEKIIPCPRCKSMETKFCYFNNYNVNQPRHFCKGCQRYWTAGGALRNVPVGAGRRKSKPPCRELVGFPEPCMYEASEVVHQFELEGVVEKWHVAAVQGDFRHVFPVVKRRRSGSGGQTCS
- the LOC101294340 gene encoding dihydroorotate dehydrogenase (quinone), mitochondrial-like, translating into MAARASRKLLRDFLLRRTACTAPIGIGAARHSSSAAPKPPKIPKIPHFSKRGLFTAATLGLVIAGGAYASTVDEATFCGWLFSATKLVNPIFALLDPEVAHRLGVSAAARGWVPREKRPDPPNLGLEVWGRKFSNPIGLAAGFDKNAEAVDGLLGLGFGFVEIGSVTPIPQEGNPKPRVFRLRDEGAIINRYGFNSEGIIAVAKRLGIQHGKRMLDETSSTSSPSADEAKGGGKSGPGILGVNLGKNKTSEDAASDYVQGVHSLSQYADYLVINVSSPNTPGLRMLQGRKELKDLVKKVQAARDEMQWGEEGPPPLLVKIAPDLSKEDLEDIAAVARTLHLDGLIISNTTVSRPDTVSKNSVASEAGGLSGKPLFDMSTSLLKEMYILTRGKIPLIGCGGIFSGEDAYRKIRAGATLVQLYTGFAYGGPALIPQIKAELSECLERDGFKTVIEAVGADCR